One genomic region from Zalophus californianus isolate mZalCal1 chromosome 14, mZalCal1.pri.v2, whole genome shotgun sequence encodes:
- the ZADH2 gene encoding prostaglandin reductase 3 isoform X1, translated as MLRLAPAGSRAIVDMSYARHFLDFQGSDIPRAMQKLVVTRLSPNFREAVTLRGDCPVPLPGDGDLLVRNRFVGVNASDINYSAGRYDPSVKTPFDIGFEGVGEVVALGLSASARYAVGQAVAYMAPGSFAEYTVLPASAAAPVASLQPQYVTLPVSATTAYISLKELGGLSEGTKVLVTAAAGGTGQFAVQLAKKAGCHVIGTCSSDEKSAFLKSIGCDRPINYTTEPVSTVLKQEYPKGVDVVYESVGGAMFDLAVDALAIKGRLIVIGFVSGYQTPTGLSPVKAGTLPAKLLKKSASVRGFFLNHSLSKYQAAMDHLLKMYAGGDLVCKVDLGDRSAEGRFIGLESVFRAVDYMYMGKNTGKIVVELSRSVSSKL; from the exons ATGCTACGGCTGGCGCCCGCCGGGAGCCGAGCCATCGTGGACATGTCGTACGCCCGCCACTTCCTGGACTTCCAGGGCTCCGACATCCCCCGCGCCATGCAGAAGCTGGTGGTGACCCGGCTGAGCCCCAACTTCCGCGAGGCCGTCACCCTGCGCGGGGACTGCCCGGTGCCACTCCCCGGGGACGGAGACCTCCTCGTCCGGAACCG ATTTGTCGGTGTCAATGCATCTGACATCAACTATTCCGCGGGCCGATATGACCCTTCAGTCAAGACCCCCTTTGACATAGGTTTCGAAGGTGTGGGAGAGGTGGTAGCCTTAGGCCTGTCTGCCAGTGCCAGGTATGCCGTGGGCCAGGCTGTGGCCTACATGGCCCCCGGCTCCTTCGCTGAGTACACGGTGCTGCCAGCCAGTGCCGCAGCTCCCGTGGCCTCTCTGCAGCCCCAGTATGTCACCCTGCCGGTAAGTGCTACCACTGCATACATCAGCCTGAAGGAGCTCGGAGGACTGTCGGAAGGGACAAAAGTTTTGGTGACGGCAGCAGCTGGGGGGACAGGCCAGTTTGCCGTGCAGCTTGCAAAGAAGGCCGGGTGCCATGTCATTGGCACCTGCTCTTCCGATGAAAAGTCTGCTTTTCTGAAATCCATTGGCTGTGATCGTCCTATCAACTATACCACCGAGCCCGTCAGCACTGTCCTGAAGCAGGAGTACCCCAAAGGTGTGGATGTGGTATATGAGTCCGTCGGGGGCGCCATGTTCGACTTGGCCGTAGATGCCTTGGCTATCAAGGGGCGCTTGATAGTCATTGGATTCGTGTCTGGCTACCAAACTCCTACTGGCCTTTCTCCTGTGAAAGCAGGGACATTACCAGCCAAACTGCTGAAGAAATCTGCCAGTGTCCGGGGCTTCTTCTTGAACCATTCCCTTTCTAAGTATCAAGCAGCCATGGACCACTTGCTTAAGATGTATGCGGGTGGAGACCTGGTCTGCAAGGTGGACCTTGGAGACCGGTCTGCGGAGGGCAGGTTTATTGGCCTGGAGTCTGTATTCCGGGCTGTTGATTATATGTACATGggaaaaaacactggaaaaattGTAGTTGAATTATCTCGCTCTGTCAGCAGTAAGCTGTAA
- the ZADH2 gene encoding prostaglandin reductase 3 isoform X2, with product MAPGSFAEYTVLPASAAAPVASLQPQYVTLPVSATTAYISLKELGGLSEGTKVLVTAAAGGTGQFAVQLAKKAGCHVIGTCSSDEKSAFLKSIGCDRPINYTTEPVSTVLKQEYPKGVDVVYESVGGAMFDLAVDALAIKGRLIVIGFVSGYQTPTGLSPVKAGTLPAKLLKKSASVRGFFLNHSLSKYQAAMDHLLKMYAGGDLVCKVDLGDRSAEGRFIGLESVFRAVDYMYMGKNTGKIVVELSRSVSSKL from the coding sequence ATGGCCCCCGGCTCCTTCGCTGAGTACACGGTGCTGCCAGCCAGTGCCGCAGCTCCCGTGGCCTCTCTGCAGCCCCAGTATGTCACCCTGCCGGTAAGTGCTACCACTGCATACATCAGCCTGAAGGAGCTCGGAGGACTGTCGGAAGGGACAAAAGTTTTGGTGACGGCAGCAGCTGGGGGGACAGGCCAGTTTGCCGTGCAGCTTGCAAAGAAGGCCGGGTGCCATGTCATTGGCACCTGCTCTTCCGATGAAAAGTCTGCTTTTCTGAAATCCATTGGCTGTGATCGTCCTATCAACTATACCACCGAGCCCGTCAGCACTGTCCTGAAGCAGGAGTACCCCAAAGGTGTGGATGTGGTATATGAGTCCGTCGGGGGCGCCATGTTCGACTTGGCCGTAGATGCCTTGGCTATCAAGGGGCGCTTGATAGTCATTGGATTCGTGTCTGGCTACCAAACTCCTACTGGCCTTTCTCCTGTGAAAGCAGGGACATTACCAGCCAAACTGCTGAAGAAATCTGCCAGTGTCCGGGGCTTCTTCTTGAACCATTCCCTTTCTAAGTATCAAGCAGCCATGGACCACTTGCTTAAGATGTATGCGGGTGGAGACCTGGTCTGCAAGGTGGACCTTGGAGACCGGTCTGCGGAGGGCAGGTTTATTGGCCTGGAGTCTGTATTCCGGGCTGTTGATTATATGTACATGggaaaaaacactggaaaaattGTAGTTGAATTATCTCGCTCTGTCAGCAGTAAGCTGTAA